The Synechocystis sp. PCC 7509 genome includes a window with the following:
- the accD gene encoding acetyl-CoA carboxylase, carboxyltransferase subunit beta has protein sequence MSLFDWFANRRKTESTNKEPQRDIADGLWNKCVACSVLAYTKDLRANQMVCLECGHHVRVDSDERIRQLIDAHSWNPINENLYPLDPLEFRDRKPYSDRLKETQQKTGLIDAVQTGIGKLDGLPVALGVMDFRFMGGSMGSVVGEKLTRLIEQATLSRYPAIIICASGGARMQEGMLSLMQMAKISAALERHREAKLLYIPILTNPTTGGVTASFAMLGDLIIAEPKATIGFAGRRVIEQTIREKLPEEFQTAEDLLRHGFIDAIVPRPQLKKTLAQLICLHQPITTTPPVTQWHSTIDQASAPEAIAPQPI, from the coding sequence ATGTCCCTGTTTGATTGGTTCGCAAATCGCCGCAAAACTGAATCTACAAATAAAGAACCCCAACGTGATATTGCCGACGGACTCTGGAATAAGTGCGTAGCTTGCTCTGTACTTGCCTATACCAAAGACTTACGCGCTAATCAAATGGTTTGTTTGGAATGTGGTCATCATGTCCGCGTTGATAGCGACGAGCGCATTCGCCAGCTAATTGATGCTCATAGTTGGAATCCCATCAATGAAAACTTGTATCCCCTCGATCCATTAGAATTTCGCGATCGCAAACCCTACAGCGATAGATTAAAAGAAACTCAACAAAAAACTGGCTTAATCGACGCGGTACAAACAGGCATCGGTAAATTAGATGGATTGCCTGTTGCTTTGGGGGTAATGGATTTTCGATTTATGGGCGGTAGTATGGGTTCGGTCGTTGGTGAAAAACTTACCCGCTTAATTGAACAAGCTACCCTTAGTCGCTATCCGGCAATTATTATTTGCGCCTCTGGTGGAGCAAGAATGCAAGAAGGAATGTTAAGCCTAATGCAAATGGCAAAAATATCGGCGGCGCTAGAACGCCATCGAGAAGCCAAGCTACTATACATTCCCATATTAACAAATCCTACCACTGGAGGAGTTACAGCAAGTTTTGCCATGCTAGGAGACTTAATTATCGCCGAACCCAAAGCTACAATTGGCTTTGCAGGACGTAGAGTAATCGAGCAAACTATCCGCGAAAAATTGCCGGAGGAATTTCAAACGGCTGAAGATTTATTGCGTCACGGGTTTATTGATGCGATCGTCCCGCGTCCGCAATTAAAAAAAACCTTAGCTCAACTGATTTGCTTGCACCAGCCGATTACAACTACACCCCCTGTAACACAATGGCATAGTACGATTGACCAAGCTTCAGCGCCAGAGGCGATCGCCCCACAGCCAATTTAG
- the psbV gene encoding photosystem II cytochrome c-550 has translation MFKKTIALVMATLLLAFGLVVGRATAVELSEAVRTVPLNGQGDTTVLNLKQVQEGKRLFNYACAQCHAGGVTKTNQNVGLDPEALALATPPRNNIEGLVDYLHNPTTYDGEEEIAELHPSTKSADIYAAMRNLSEDDLVAISGHILLQPKIVGDKWGGGKIYY, from the coding sequence ATGTTTAAAAAAACGATCGCTTTAGTGATGGCAACTTTACTACTAGCTTTTGGGCTAGTTGTGGGTCGTGCGACCGCAGTAGAACTTAGCGAAGCTGTGCGGACAGTGCCATTAAACGGTCAAGGAGATACAACAGTACTCAATCTCAAGCAAGTTCAAGAAGGCAAACGCTTATTTAACTATGCTTGCGCTCAGTGTCATGCTGGGGGCGTAACTAAAACAAATCAAAACGTCGGACTCGATCCCGAAGCCCTAGCTTTAGCAACTCCACCCCGCAATAACATTGAAGGATTAGTAGATTACTTGCATAATCCAACAACTTACGACGGGGAGGAAGAAATAGCGGAATTGCACCCCAGTACCAAGAGTGCAGATATTTACGCAGCCATGAGAAATCTATCGGAAGACGATCTAGTAGCAATTTCCGGTCACATCTTACTACAACCAAAAATTGTCGGTGATAAGTGGGGCGGCGGCAAAATTTACTACTAA
- the psbV2 gene encoding photosystem II cytochrome PsbV2, which produces MLRRLCCVIAIILISIFQTYPATAANIDRYLVRFLHVTAPIDLVLNENGETRSYSPEALTRGKELFENSCLNCHVGGATLPDPQVSLSMPKLKGATPPRDNINSLVTYLRRPMVYDGSSETFWCRQVPESWMNQDQIESLAAFVLTAAQKAPGWGTDKL; this is translated from the coding sequence ATGCTACGTCGATTGTGTTGTGTTATTGCCATAATTTTAATTTCCATCTTCCAGACTTACCCCGCTACTGCTGCCAATATCGATCGCTATTTAGTCCGTTTCTTGCACGTCACCGCTCCTATAGATTTAGTATTGAACGAAAACGGGGAAACGCGATCGTATTCTCCCGAAGCCTTAACGCGCGGCAAAGAACTATTTGAAAACAGTTGCTTAAACTGCCATGTAGGGGGCGCGACGTTGCCCGATCCGCAAGTTTCTTTATCTATGCCCAAACTCAAAGGCGCAACCCCTCCCCGCGATAATATCAATAGTTTAGTAACTTACCTAAGACGACCAATGGTTTACGACGGTAGCAGCGAAACTTTTTGGTGTCGTCAAGTGCCGGAAAGTTGGATGAATCAAGACCAAATAGAGAGTTTGGCGGCTTTTGTGCTGACGGCGGCTCAAAAAGCTCCGGGCTGGGGTACGGATAAATTGTAG
- the petE gene encoding plastocyanin — translation MKLIAATLRRCGLVVLAMVALVSSFALFTPSAAAETYQVKLGSDKGMLVFDPAKLTIKSGDTVEWVNNKVPPHNVVFDAANNPTKSADVAKGLSHKQLLMTPGQTVKTTFSETAPGDYSYYCEPHRGAGMIGKITVAE, via the coding sequence ATGAAATTGATTGCTGCAACTCTACGGCGCTGCGGTTTAGTAGTATTGGCAATGGTAGCGCTAGTGAGCAGCTTTGCTTTATTTACCCCCTCGGCGGCGGCGGAAACCTATCAAGTCAAACTAGGTTCAGATAAAGGAATGCTAGTTTTTGACCCTGCCAAACTAACTATCAAGTCTGGCGATACCGTTGAATGGGTAAACAATAAAGTTCCCCCCCATAACGTTGTTTTTGATGCCGCTAACAACCCCACCAAAAGCGCTGATGTAGCTAAAGGCTTGTCTCACAAGCAATTACTCATGACTCCTGGACAAACTGTAAAAACAACTTTTTCCGAAACAGCCCCCGGAGATTATAGCTACTACTGCGAACCCCACCGTGGCGCAGGCATGATTGGCAAAATCACTGTAGCTGAATAA
- a CDS encoding c-type cytochrome: MPFLRLALVQLALGIFAALLLGNLALAVQTNRGGEIFGQHCAACHLGGGNIVIEDKNSHISALAKYKMDSTRAIASQVKHGKKAMPAFIGRLSDFQIEEIAIYVLEQAKKGW; encoded by the coding sequence TTGCCCTTCTTACGGTTAGCTTTGGTGCAACTGGCTTTAGGGATTTTTGCCGCCCTACTTTTAGGTAATCTTGCTTTAGCAGTGCAAACAAATCGCGGCGGAGAAATTTTTGGTCAGCACTGCGCCGCTTGTCATCTTGGCGGCGGTAATATTGTGATTGAAGATAAAAATTCGCATATTTCAGCGCTGGCAAAGTACAAGATGGATTCTACTCGCGCGATCGCAAGTCAAGTAAAGCATGGTAAAAAAGCCATGCCAGCATTTATTGGTAGATTAAGCGACTTTCAAATTGAAGAAATTGCTATTTATGTTTTAGAGCAAGCCAAAAAAGGCTGGTAG
- a CDS encoding rhomboid family intramembrane serine protease, which translates to MVPIRDNNPTTITPYVTFGLIAANILAFLFEATLPPQELDGFFHLAAVVPRELTASFGGIAVNQPVPEWITLFTSQFLHGGILHLGGNMLFLWIFGNNVEDRLGHVKYLIFYLACGVLAGLTQWFFSQNSGIPSLGASGAIAGVMGAYILRFPRAEVLTLIPLGLFFPAVRVPAFYFLGFWFLQQAFYGFASFEAQTNIGMESGGIAYWAHAGGFVFGAILGPLLGLFEPTPEEKAYL; encoded by the coding sequence ATGGTTCCAATTAGAGACAATAACCCGACAACAATTACTCCTTACGTTACTTTTGGGCTAATTGCTGCAAATATTCTTGCTTTTCTATTTGAGGCAACTTTACCTCCTCAAGAATTAGATGGATTTTTTCATTTAGCGGCGGTAGTACCAAGAGAATTAACCGCAAGTTTCGGCGGTATAGCTGTAAATCAACCCGTACCTGAATGGATCACCCTATTTACTTCGCAATTTCTGCACGGCGGTATATTACATTTGGGCGGTAATATGCTGTTTTTATGGATTTTTGGTAATAATGTTGAAGACCGTTTAGGTCATGTTAAGTATTTAATTTTTTATCTGGCTTGCGGTGTACTAGCGGGCTTGACGCAGTGGTTTTTCTCGCAAAACTCCGGGATTCCATCTTTGGGCGCGAGTGGGGCGATCGCAGGGGTCATGGGCGCTTATATTCTCCGCTTTCCCCGCGCTGAAGTTTTAACTTTAATTCCTTTGGGTTTATTCTTCCCGGCGGTACGAGTGCCGGCGTTTTATTTTCTAGGATTTTGGTTTTTGCAACAAGCATTTTACGGATTTGCCAGTTTTGAAGCCCAAACAAATATTGGCATGGAAAGCGGTGGAATTGCTTACTGGGCGCACGCTGGCGGCTTTGTGTTTGGAGCGATTTTAGGCCCGTTACTTGGACTATTTGAACCGACCCCAGAAGAAAAAGCTTATTTATAA
- a CDS encoding rhomboid family intramembrane serine protease produces MVPLRDNNPISITPFVTYGLFIANIAVFVYQLSLSEAQLESFFHVAAMVPCELSGSCPTVGSLPEWMTLFTSQFLHGGFLHIAGNMLFLWIFGNNIEDRLGHVKYLIFYLGCGALAALAQWFFSQSSGIPSLGASGAIAGIMGAYVLRFPHAKVLTLVPLGFFLTTFNLPAYLFLGFWFLQQAFFSFASLGVRTSVGMEGGGIAYWAHAGGFVVGAVLGPMLGLMRRD; encoded by the coding sequence GTGGTTCCATTACGAGATAATAATCCGATCTCCATTACCCCGTTTGTTACCTACGGGTTATTTATTGCCAACATTGCTGTTTTTGTGTATCAACTAAGCTTGTCAGAGGCGCAATTAGAGAGTTTTTTTCATGTTGCAGCGATGGTTCCCTGCGAATTGTCTGGAAGTTGCCCAACGGTGGGATCTTTACCCGAATGGATGACGTTATTTACTTCCCAATTTCTGCATGGTGGGTTTCTGCACATTGCAGGTAATATGTTGTTTTTGTGGATCTTTGGTAACAATATTGAAGATCGGTTAGGACACGTTAAGTATTTAATTTTTTATTTGGGTTGTGGTGCATTAGCAGCTTTGGCGCAGTGGTTTTTCTCGCAAAGTTCTGGGATTCCGTCTTTGGGGGCGAGTGGGGCGATCGCGGGTATTATGGGGGCGTATGTTCTCCGCTTTCCCCATGCTAAAGTTTTAACCTTAGTTCCTTTAGGGTTTTTCCTAACTACCTTTAACCTTCCCGCTTATTTATTTTTAGGTTTTTGGTTTCTTCAGCAAGCCTTTTTCAGCTTTGCAAGCTTAGGAGTACGAACAAGCGTAGGCATGGAAGGCGGCGGAATTGCTTATTGGGCGCACGCTGGAGGGTTTGTAGTTGGGGCGGTGTTGGGCCCAATGTTAGGGCTAATGAGACGCGATTAG
- a CDS encoding ABC transporter ATP-binding protein: MSKELAIKTCGLTKRFDRHIAVNDVDLEIAVGEVYGLIGPNGAGKTTLIRMLAAAEEPTVGEIYINGEVLSLDQSNPIIKRHLGYLPDDFPLYNDLSVWDYLDYFARLYLLKNPRRRQRLNEVLELVQLTYKRNSQISSLSRGMKQRLSLARTIIHEPILLLLDEPVSGLDPIARQQFREIIKALQEARMTILISSHVLSDLAELCTSVGIMELGYLVESCNLTNLYQRLSRQQIVISTLGDIETLKANLIEHSLIEEWEVIPQTNSMRVYFTGDRAAGAKLLQSLINAGISITEFHCTQEDLETIFLKLGHKQPS, from the coding sequence ATGAGTAAAGAATTAGCAATTAAAACTTGCGGACTAACTAAACGCTTTGATCGCCATATTGCCGTTAATGATGTTGATTTAGAAATAGCTGTAGGTGAAGTTTACGGACTCATCGGCCCAAACGGTGCGGGAAAAACTACCCTAATTCGGATGTTGGCGGCGGCGGAAGAACCAACCGTAGGGGAAATTTATATCAATGGCGAAGTCTTATCTTTAGACCAAAGCAACCCAATAATCAAGCGTCATCTGGGTTATTTACCCGATGATTTCCCTTTGTATAATGATTTGAGTGTTTGGGACTATTTAGATTATTTTGCTCGGTTGTATCTTTTAAAAAATCCTCGTCGCCGTCAACGCCTAAACGAAGTATTAGAACTTGTGCAACTAACCTATAAGCGCAATAGTCAAATTAGTTCGCTCTCGCGGGGAATGAAACAGCGCCTGAGTTTAGCGCGAACTATTATTCACGAACCGATTTTATTACTACTTGATGAGCCAGTCTCAGGACTAGACCCCATCGCTAGACAGCAGTTTCGGGAGATTATTAAAGCATTACAAGAAGCTAGGATGACTATATTAATTTCTTCTCACGTCCTCAGCGACTTAGCAGAACTTTGTACGTCAGTAGGAATTATGGAGTTAGGTTATTTAGTCGAAAGCTGCAATTTAACTAACCTTTACCAACGACTTAGCCGCCAACAGATTGTTATATCCACTTTAGGAGACATAGAAACTCTAAAAGCCAACCTAATTGAGCATTCCTTAATTGAAGAGTGGGAAGTTATACCCCAAACCAATAGTATGCGAGTTTACTTTACAGGCGATCGCGCTGCGGGTGCAAAATTATTACAGTCTTTAATTAATGCTGGCATCTCAATTACAGAGTTTCATTGCACTCAAGAAGACTTGGAAACTATTTTTCTTAAACTCGGTCACAAACAACCATCTTGA
- a CDS encoding helix-turn-helix transcriptional regulator, producing MTILQPLFQAIALAKNEYEMRSHVVEIGGNYFQAKRCGVFFFDCLKLSKTMQLALSVEYNPVARYLVERHAPVHDGLLVSPKTWRLICPRADHWHVMAGPIVSSGQLVGVVGFTREQAMPAFNDQNLADLSALCLHLSTWSATMRQTPQQLESKVLTPREVQIAQLVAQGRTNSEIGVELWITENSVKQALKRMFRKLEVSSRAQLTAQFVQAKPLLSNGVEK from the coding sequence ATGACCATTCTGCAACCATTATTTCAGGCGATCGCCCTTGCTAAAAACGAATACGAAATGCGATCGCACGTTGTAGAAATAGGAGGCAACTATTTCCAAGCAAAACGCTGTGGGGTATTTTTCTTTGATTGCCTCAAGCTCTCAAAAACAATGCAATTGGCGCTATCAGTGGAATACAACCCCGTTGCTCGTTACTTAGTAGAGCGTCATGCTCCAGTACATGATGGTTTACTGGTATCTCCCAAAACTTGGCGGCTGATTTGTCCTCGCGCCGATCATTGGCACGTTATGGCTGGCCCGATTGTTAGTAGCGGTCAATTGGTAGGAGTCGTAGGCTTTACCCGCGAACAAGCTATGCCAGCTTTTAATGACCAAAATCTAGCCGATTTGAGCGCTCTATGTTTGCATTTATCTACTTGGAGCGCAACAATGCGGCAAACTCCACAACAGCTAGAAAGTAAAGTTTTAACCCCTCGTGAAGTGCAAATTGCCCAATTAGTTGCTCAAGGGCGTACAAACTCTGAAATTGGGGTAGAGCTTTGGATTACTGAAAACTCTGTCAAGCAAGCACTCAAAAGAATGTTTCGCAAACTTGAAGTTTCATCCCGCGCTCAGTTGACAGCCCAATTTGTACAGGCAAAGCCGCTCTTATCCAACGGTGTAGAGAAATAA
- a CDS encoding DJ-1/PfpI family protein, which yields MTGSQKHIVIGLVIYPGMTALDIVGPQQVFSALPGVHIHRLWKTLDPIQTDDGMIILPDTTFENCPTLDVICIGGGIQQMAVVNDSQVLRFLQKQGSTAKFVTSVCGGSEFLAKAGLLQGYRAATHWMMREQLTKLGVEVGTERVVIDRNRITGGGVTAGIDFGLTIAAILCGEEVAKMTQLMLEYNPAPPFDTGSPEKAGADLVNKVRAYAMGTLGLEVKEAV from the coding sequence ATGACTGGCTCACAAAAACACATAGTTATTGGTTTAGTAATTTATCCCGGCATGACGGCTCTTGATATTGTGGGGCCCCAACAGGTTTTTAGCGCACTTCCTGGCGTTCATATTCATCGCCTTTGGAAAACCTTAGACCCGATCCAAACAGATGATGGGATGATAATTTTGCCAGATACTACTTTTGAAAATTGCCCCACTTTAGATGTTATCTGTATTGGTGGCGGCATCCAACAAATGGCAGTAGTAAACGATTCCCAAGTGCTTAGATTTCTCCAAAAGCAAGGTAGCACTGCAAAATTTGTTACCTCTGTATGCGGCGGCTCTGAGTTTCTGGCAAAAGCCGGACTGCTCCAGGGCTACCGAGCGGCTACTCATTGGATGATGCGCGAACAATTAACTAAATTAGGCGTTGAAGTGGGAACAGAACGAGTTGTAATTGACCGCAATCGCATTACTGGAGGGGGTGTAACCGCCGGAATTGATTTCGGTTTAACAATTGCGGCAATACTTTGCGGTGAGGAAGTCGCTAAAATGACTCAACTAATGTTGGAGTACAATCCCGCCCCTCCCTTCGATACAGGTTCACCCGAAAAAGCGGGGGCTGATTTAGTGAATAAGGTGAGAGCCTATGCGATGGGAACACTGGGTTTAGAAGTAAAAGAGGCAGTTTGA
- a CDS encoding DUF6220 domain-containing protein — MTTNLGIIRTPTPWVQIGFYATAIVFNLCLIAQLLTVGVAYFNDPAWWNIHVWLVRGYSGLSLILLGWVFSVPCSNKVRSLTVSLPVLLGLQFASIHLKTPLHLNVFHPLIGFSLLYVSSSLVHQISRSFSSTVPMIEPK; from the coding sequence ATGACTACAAATTTGGGAATAATTCGCACTCCTACCCCTTGGGTACAAATTGGTTTTTATGCAACTGCAATCGTTTTTAATCTCTGCTTGATTGCTCAGTTATTAACGGTTGGCGTTGCCTACTTCAACGATCCTGCGTGGTGGAATATTCATGTTTGGTTAGTGCGGGGGTATAGTGGGCTGTCATTAATATTACTGGGATGGGTGTTTAGCGTTCCTTGCTCAAATAAAGTGCGATCGCTTACTGTTAGTTTACCTGTACTACTTGGACTACAATTTGCCAGCATTCATCTTAAAACTCCTCTCCACCTAAACGTCTTCCATCCTCTAATTGGGTTTTCGCTACTCTATGTTTCTTCAAGCCTCGTACATCAAATATCGCGTAGTTTCTCGTCCACTGTGCCGATGATTGAGCCAAAATGA
- a CDS encoding alpha/beta fold hydrolase, producing MTTSTLSTTTTQTWIWQGFPICYQAQGDTGPAVVLIHGFGASWWHWRHNIPVLAQDARVYAIDLIGFGASAKPIPGELKPGEQVPYSFETWGQQIADFCTEVVGEPVFLVGNSIGCIAAMQAAIYAPEQTLGIALINCSLRLLHDRKRQNLPWYRRFGAPLVQKLLSFTPISQFFFNQIAKPQTVRKILLQAYAHPEAVTDELIDIMMAPASDPGALAVFVAFTSYGQGPLPEDLLAVLPCPAIMLWGTADPWEPIALGRELAKFPQVQKFIPLEGVGHCPQDEAPELVNPILQAWIEENSN from the coding sequence ATGACAACTTCTACTCTCTCAACCACCACAACTCAAACCTGGATTTGGCAAGGTTTCCCCATTTGTTACCAAGCTCAAGGTGACACAGGGCCGGCGGTGGTGCTAATTCATGGTTTTGGCGCTTCTTGGTGGCACTGGCGACATAATATACCTGTATTAGCTCAAGATGCTCGCGTATATGCGATCGATTTAATTGGCTTTGGCGCATCTGCAAAGCCGATTCCTGGCGAACTAAAACCCGGCGAACAAGTCCCGTATTCTTTTGAAACTTGGGGACAGCAAATTGCTGATTTTTGTACTGAAGTTGTGGGCGAACCAGTGTTTTTAGTTGGTAACTCCATCGGTTGTATTGCCGCGATGCAAGCTGCTATATACGCCCCAGAGCAAACTTTAGGAATTGCTTTAATCAATTGTTCATTGCGACTATTACACGATCGCAAACGTCAAAACCTGCCTTGGTATCGCCGTTTTGGAGCGCCTTTAGTGCAAAAACTGCTATCTTTTACACCAATTAGTCAGTTTTTTTTCAATCAAATTGCTAAACCGCAAACTGTCCGCAAAATTTTACTCCAAGCTTACGCCCATCCCGAAGCTGTAACCGACGAATTAATAGATATTATGATGGCTCCAGCCAGCGATCCTGGGGCATTAGCGGTATTTGTTGCTTTTACTTCTTACGGACAAGGCCCTTTACCCGAAGACCTGTTAGCGGTGCTACCATGCCCAGCTATTATGCTTTGGGGAACGGCTGATCCTTGGGAGCCAATAGCACTAGGACGAGAATTAGCCAAGTTTCCCCAAGTGCAAAAGTTTATTCCTCTAGAAGGTGTAGGACATTGTCCCCAAGATGAAGCACCAGAATTAGTCAATCCAATTTTGCAAGCATGGATTGAAGAAAATTCTAACTAA
- a CDS encoding LCP family protein: MAVQKHSERKSPSINSAKFIKKSSRSQAGRWLWFWAGLTGVAIVSATAGALLAVSLSSTPLMQAQLSPEQEAIFGKGDRISRGGLKLSELTRPVNILVLGVKVLTSDVSSPPPGSDKLGYHATINSFEGLSDTMLLLRFDPTTKKLAVLSIPRDTRVEVEGYKFNKINSANYRGGPALSATATSELLNGAPIDRYVRINVQGIEKLIDALGGVTVYVPKAMKYQDDSQHLYINLKAGKQHLNGDQALQFLRFRYDENGDIGRIQRQQILMRSLMEQALNPTTVTRVPKMLEVIKTHIDTNLTIQELMALVGFGVQTQRADAQMLLVPGRFSEPGEYSASYWIPDKERIATMMTQYFNIPAEGMQAVVVDPARLRVAIQDSTGDDRAVRSLVNSLTEAGYRNVYIARRWSEPLDVTNIVAQQGDGSSAQTIRQALNVGEVRVESTGNLQSDITIQLGQDWLKRQEQIGQ, encoded by the coding sequence GTGGCAGTTCAAAAACATTCAGAGCGAAAGTCGCCTTCAATAAATTCCGCAAAATTTATTAAAAAATCATCTCGTTCTCAGGCTGGGCGCTGGTTGTGGTTTTGGGCAGGTTTAACAGGTGTAGCCATAGTATCGGCTACCGCCGGAGCGCTGCTGGCGGTTTCTTTGTCGAGTACGCCCTTGATGCAAGCCCAACTTAGCCCCGAACAAGAGGCTATATTTGGTAAAGGCGATCGCATTTCTCGCGGTGGTTTGAAGCTTTCTGAACTAACTCGCCCAGTAAATATCTTAGTTTTGGGTGTAAAAGTCCTCACCTCCGACGTTAGCAGTCCTCCTCCTGGAAGCGATAAATTAGGCTACCATGCCACAATTAACTCCTTTGAGGGGCTTTCGGACACAATGCTATTGCTGCGTTTTGACCCCACCACCAAAAAATTAGCCGTACTTTCAATTCCCAGAGATACCCGCGTAGAAGTTGAAGGATACAAATTTAATAAGATAAACTCTGCAAACTATCGTGGTGGACCCGCTCTTAGCGCCACTGCTACTAGCGAACTATTAAACGGCGCACCCATCGATCGCTACGTCCGAATTAATGTCCAAGGTATAGAAAAGCTAATTGATGCTTTAGGTGGCGTAACAGTTTACGTTCCCAAAGCTATGAAGTATCAAGACGATAGCCAGCACTTATATATCAACCTCAAAGCCGGAAAACAGCATCTTAATGGCGACCAAGCTTTGCAATTTCTCCGCTTTCGTTACGATGAAAATGGCGATATTGGGCGCATTCAACGCCAGCAAATCTTGATGCGCTCTTTAATGGAACAGGCGTTAAATCCTACTACTGTAACGCGCGTTCCCAAGATGTTAGAAGTTATTAAAACCCACATTGATACTAATTTGACTATTCAAGAACTAATGGCATTGGTAGGTTTTGGCGTACAGACACAACGCGCCGATGCCCAAATGTTGCTAGTACCGGGGCGTTTTAGCGAACCAGGAGAATATAGCGCCAGTTATTGGATACCAGATAAAGAGCGTATAGCAACAATGATGACTCAGTATTTCAACATTCCCGCCGAGGGAATGCAAGCGGTAGTAGTTGACCCCGCAAGGTTAAGGGTAGCAATTCAAGATAGTACCGGAGATGATAGAGCCGTGCGATCGCTGGTAAACTCTCTAACGGAAGCTGGTTATCGCAATGTATATATTGCCAGACGCTGGAGCGAACCCTTGGATGTGACTAATATTGTCGCCCAGCAAGGTGATGGTAGTAGCGCTCAAACCATTCGTCAAGCGCTAAATGTAGGTGAGGTGCGCGTCGAAAGTACCGGAAATCTCCAATCTGACATCACAATTCAACTCGGACAAGATTGGCTCAAAAGACAAGAACAAATTGGACAATAA